The Streptococcus sp. oral taxon 431 nucleotide sequence TCAAATTATCTTAAAAGTAAGAAAGTGTGTTGTCATGTCGTATTTTGAACAGTTTATGCAAGCCAACCAGGCTTATGTTGCCCTGCATGGGCAGTTAAATCTGCCAATCAAGCCGAAAACAAGAGTAGCCATTGTGACTTGTATGGACTCACGTCTGCACGTTGCACAAGCTTTGGGGTTAGCACTTGGAGATGCTCACATTTTACGGAATGCGGGAGGTCGAGTGACAGACGATATGATTCGCTCACTCGTGATTTCTCAGCAACAAATGGGAACAAGAGAGATTGTGGTTCTTCATCATACAGACTGTGGTGCTCAGACATTTCAAAACGAAGAGTTTCAAGAACATTTAAAAACTGAATTAGGGGTTGATGTCTCGGGTCAAGATTTTCTCCCTTTTCAAGACGTTGAGGAGAGTGTTCGTGAGGATATGCAGTTACTTCGAGAATGCCCATTGATTCCAGATGATGTGGTTATTTCAGGGGCTGTTTATGATGTGGATACAGGAAGTATGAGAGAGGTATACTAACTTTTCCCTTGTGAGTTCCTATCTTCCTATGAGATAGAATGTCTAAGTTATCACATTTCAGCTTGAAT carries:
- a CDS encoding beta-class carbonic anhydrase, which translates into the protein MSYFEQFMQANQAYVALHGQLNLPIKPKTRVAIVTCMDSRLHVAQALGLALGDAHILRNAGGRVTDDMIRSLVISQQQMGTREIVVLHHTDCGAQTFQNEEFQEHLKTELGVDVSGQDFLPFQDVEESVREDMQLLRECPLIPDDVVISGAVYDVDTGSMREVY